CCGAAGCGGCTGTCATGCTAAAATGCCCCGAAGAGACAGGTATGTTGACGTGTGCGGCGCGACAAAACGCCGTTGGGCTATTCGCGGCGTTCCCATTTGCGCACGTGATGTGGGCGTACGTTCCGCTCGCAAGAGACGCCCATCAGCCACCAAAGACAGAAAAAGGAAATACCGCATGGTTTCGCCCTTTCCCGATTGGATTAAGCGTCAATGGGCTTCCGGAGATAATGCGGAATACACCAAGTCCATCGTATCGGAGCTTGGGCTTCACACCGTGTGCCAGAGCGCTCGCTGCCCCAACCAAGGCGAATGCTGGAAGCGGCACGTAGCCACGTTCATGGTTCTCGGCAAAGTATGTACCCGCGATTGCGCCTTCTGCTCGGTGAAGAGCGGCCGGCCCGAAGCGGTCGACCCTGCCGAACCGCAACGCGTCGCCGAGGCTGTCCGGAGACTGGGCGTCAAGCATGCCGTCGTCACCTCTGTAACGCGCGACGACCTGCCTGACGGAGGCGCAAGCCACTTTGCATGCACCGTCAACGCCATTCGCGCATCGAATCCCAAGACGGCCATCGAGGTGCTTGTCCCCGATTTCCGGGGCGACAAGATGGCCATTCAGACCGTCCTTGCTTCGTCTCCCGAAGTGTTCGGACATAACATTGAGACGGTCGAGCGGCTCTATGACGCCTTGCGGAGCCCGAGGGCCAGCTACCGTCAAGCGCTTGGGGTACTGGCTGCGGCATCCGCCCAAGGTTCTTCGAGCATCATCAAATCCGCCCTGATGGTGGGGCACGGCGAGAGTCCCGGCGAAGTTCGCCGCACGCTGCTGGATCTGCTCGGCGTGGGCTGTGAGGCTGTCGCTATCGGCCAGTATCTGCGCCCCAGCTCACGACAGCGCCGTGTTGCCGCGTTCGTCCCGCGCGAACAGTTCGAGGAATATGAGACCGCCGCATACGAACTCGGCTTCAAATTCGTGGCGGCCGGGCCCTTTGTCCGCAGTTCGTACCGCTCGGACGAACTGCTGCGGCGCCTGAGACCTGTTGAATCAAGTTGTTGAGGCCCTTGCCGTTGGAGAAAGGAGAAACGCCGCATGGCATACGAAGTGACGCTGCCTTCCTTGGGAGAAGACGCCTCCGATACTGCAACCGTCTCGCAATGGCTGGTCGCTGAAGGCGCCATGGTCGAAGAGGGAGACGACCTGGTTGAAATGACGACTGACAAGGCCGCCTTCAATGTTCCCAGCCCTGTTTCCGGCACGGTGACTGAAATCCGAGCCCACGAAGATGAGGACGTAGCAGTGGGCGATGTCCTCTGCATCATCGAGTAAGCGGTCTGCAGACCGCTCTTTCAACCCGCCACGTGCTTCAGGTATTTGGCGAAATGACGGAAAATGCAGAAACCCGCTGGGGAATTTTCAGCACCCGGGTCGGCCATCCGAGCGCCGAGTGATGGGTTTGTCTACGCTAAGTGCATGATTTACAGTCTTCAAGTCATAAGATTTCGGGCATATCGCCCTGAAAATGAGCGTGAGTTGATTGGCACGAGGTTTGCACCTCTCCTGTACAGACGCAGGGGGGCGGGAAATGTGCGCAAAACACGCTGCAGTGTTTGCGCATGTTTCCCTATTTACTAAGGAGGACATTCCATGACGCGATTGCCTATTAACTTTCGAACAGCGCTGCTGTTGGCATCCCTGGTTCTCGTCGTGGTATCCACGTCGGGGTGTCTCAACGAAGGCAAAGCACAACTCACCACCGTCTTCACAGGGGACGGCACGGCACTGGCAAACAAGATTCTCAGCGTTATGAAGGCGGAAGTACCCGTCGAAGACATCGAGAGTCTCACCGTCACGGTCACCCGCATCGTGCTGGACAGGGGCGCCAACGAAGCGGAAGACGGCGAGGACGTTGAGGAGCCTGCCGAAGAAGCGGAAGAGGAATCGACCGAGAAGGACGATAACGCGGAGCAGGTAGAAGTCTTCTCCGGCGAGATGCGCGTCAACATTCTCGATCTTACCGGCGTATCCCAATTGGTCTCTCTGCAAGAGGTGCCGGCTGGTCATTACAGCAAGATCCGCTTGGAGATCGCGGATCCCGAACTGGTGCTCAAAGCCGAGCCCGAGACGGTGTATACCAACATCCATCTCACAGCCAACGACCGGCTTTTCATCACCACGGACTTCGATCTCGAAGATGGGACGAACCGGGTGCTCGTCCTCGATTTCGGCGGCATTCATCTGGTGCCGCTGGGCAACGGCGATTACAACTTGACGCCTCAACTGAGAGCCAGCCTGGAGATCCTGTCGGTCGAGAACACGTTCGTCCAAGGCGTGATAAACGCCATCGACTACGATGCCAACACTCTCGTGCTTGGCGTCGAGGGTGGTGAGATAGCCGTGACGTACGCGGAGGATACCGAGATCTTCTTGTCCACGGACGACGCGGAAACTCCAACAGGCGCCGAGACCGACCTGCTTGCCGGCATCGAAGTCATCTGTTACGGCGAACTCTATTCCGACAACACGATGACCGCGGCCCGTATCGAGCTTGTACCGGAGCAAACGGAAGAACTGGAGCCCCCTGCCGAGGAATAGGCTCAGGTGGAAGCATACCCGTACACCGCGTCAGCAGGACCCCGTAAGGGAACATGACATTGGTGAGAGCGGCCCGGAGGTGCGACAAGGTGTCTACCTGCGGGCCGCTCATTGTGTTGTGAGGCATTCCCGCCGCCCCCCCTTGCGGACCGAGCCCCGAGGCAGCGTCAAGCGGCCTCCACGGCGTTGTCAAGAGAGTCCAGCGCGTAGGACCTCATAAGGTGCAAGGTTCTACTCATACAGACAAAACCTTGTCTTCGTATGGGCCTATGGTGTAATGTTAGAAGCATACAAGTACAATCACAGGAGGAAAACGCTAATCTGGATGCGCCCGGCGGTCCCGGGTTCGCGACGGAAAGCAAGGGCCCACGTTACACGTCCGTGGCCACCGGCCTCCGCCTGTAGATATGCTCAAACACGGCGGCGAACGCCTATGGGGGTAAGCGACTTGCCAGCGCAGTGTCCAATCCCGAAGGGGATTAGTTGCATAAACGATTCAGGGCAAGGGGACAAAGGCGGCGGCCTTCCCCGCGGAGCGGCATGATGCCAAAGCGTATCCTCGTGGTCAACAACGAGAACGTGTCCCGGTTGTCGCTTTGCGAACGTCTCAACCAGGAGGGTTACGCCTGTGTCTGCGCCGAAAACGGAGCCCAAGCCATGCAGCAGCTCAAAGAGCAGCCCCCCGACCTCGCTATCCTGGACCTGCAGTTCCCTGACATCGACGGGCTGGAACTCCTGGAATGGCTGCGCGCCGCATCGCCTGATTTGCCCG
The sequence above is drawn from the Candidatus Hydrogenedentota bacterium genome and encodes:
- the lipA gene encoding lipoyl synthase, with amino-acid sequence MPRRDRYVDVCGATKRRWAIRGVPICARDVGVRSARKRRPSATKDRKRKYRMVSPFPDWIKRQWASGDNAEYTKSIVSELGLHTVCQSARCPNQGECWKRHVATFMVLGKVCTRDCAFCSVKSGRPEAVDPAEPQRVAEAVRRLGVKHAVVTSVTRDDLPDGGASHFACTVNAIRASNPKTAIEVLVPDFRGDKMAIQTVLASSPEVFGHNIETVERLYDALRSPRASYRQALGVLAAASAQGSSSIIKSALMVGHGESPGEVRRTLLDLLGVGCEAVAIGQYLRPSSRQRRVAAFVPREQFEEYETAAYELGFKFVAAGPFVRSSYRSDELLRRLRPVESSC
- a CDS encoding DUF4382 domain-containing protein, whose amino-acid sequence is MTRLPINFRTALLLASLVLVVVSTSGCLNEGKAQLTTVFTGDGTALANKILSVMKAEVPVEDIESLTVTVTRIVLDRGANEAEDGEDVEEPAEEAEEESTEKDDNAEQVEVFSGEMRVNILDLTGVSQLVSLQEVPAGHYSKIRLEIADPELVLKAEPETVYTNIHLTANDRLFITTDFDLEDGTNRVLVLDFGGIHLVPLGNGDYNLTPQLRASLEILSVENTFVQGVINAIDYDANTLVLGVEGGEIAVTYAEDTEIFLSTDDAETPTGAETDLLAGIEVICYGELYSDNTMTAARIELVPEQTEELEPPAEE